Proteins encoded together in one Streptomyces umbrinus window:
- a CDS encoding sigma-70 family RNA polymerase sigma factor, producing the protein MRDDEAATAQGAIGALVHRAVDGDEQATHDLLAHVHPLALRYCRTRLSRLPGDARHFVEDLAQEVCVAVLLALPRYKDTGRPFEAFVFAIAAHKVADLQRAAMRHPGSTAVPSDEMPERPDDSLGPEERALLSSDAEWAKKLMANLPENQRELLLLRIAVGLTAEETGQMLGMSPGAVRVAQHRALSRLRALAEQ; encoded by the coding sequence ATGCGTGACGACGAGGCGGCCACTGCCCAAGGGGCAATCGGTGCGCTCGTCCATCGCGCGGTCGACGGAGACGAGCAGGCCACGCACGACCTGCTCGCCCATGTCCACCCCCTCGCGCTGCGCTACTGCCGTACACGGCTGTCCCGACTGCCGGGTGACGCGCGGCACTTCGTGGAGGACCTGGCGCAGGAGGTCTGTGTCGCGGTGCTCCTCGCACTGCCGCGGTACAAGGACACCGGGCGCCCCTTCGAGGCCTTCGTCTTCGCCATCGCCGCGCACAAGGTCGCCGATCTGCAGCGCGCCGCGATGCGCCATCCCGGCTCGACGGCCGTGCCGTCGGACGAGATGCCCGAGCGGCCGGACGACTCGCTCGGCCCCGAGGAGCGTGCCCTCCTCAGCAGCGACGCCGAGTGGGCCAAGAAGCTCATGGCCAACCTCCCCGAGAACCAGCGCGAGCTTCTCCTGCTGAGGATCGCGGTGGGTCTCACGGCCGAGGAGACGGGCCAGATGCTGGGGATGTCACCGGGCGCGGTCCGGGTGGCCCAGCACAGGGCGCTGAGCCGTTTGCGGGCGCTGGCGGAGCAGTAG
- a CDS encoding LysR family transcriptional regulator: MIEARHLRVLRAVAATGSFSAAGRELGCTQPAVSQQMKALEASVGTPLLIRTGREMRLTQAGEALVRHAAGIIAGLTAAEEEVAAIAGLRAGRVRLVSFPSGSSTLVPAALAALRAAHPGTRVSLEEAEPPRSVEMLREGDCDVTLAFRYEGAAGAEEWDDLVVRPLLKDRLVGLVPERHRLARARTVAIGELADEPWIAGCPRCRGQLVEVCERAGFTPRIDFATDDYPAVVGLVGAGLGVAVLPELAIESVRPRGARTVMVEPALRREIVALTLPDLAQVPAVAATLDHLARAAAR; encoded by the coding sequence GTGATCGAGGCCCGTCATCTCCGTGTGCTGCGCGCCGTCGCCGCCACCGGCTCCTTCTCGGCGGCGGGGCGCGAACTGGGCTGCACCCAGCCCGCCGTCAGCCAGCAGATGAAGGCCCTCGAAGCCTCCGTCGGCACGCCCCTGCTGATCCGCACGGGCCGCGAGATGCGACTGACCCAGGCAGGCGAGGCTCTCGTACGGCATGCCGCGGGCATCATCGCCGGGCTGACGGCCGCCGAGGAGGAGGTCGCCGCGATCGCGGGACTGCGGGCCGGCCGGGTCCGGCTCGTCTCCTTCCCCAGTGGCAGCTCCACGCTCGTACCGGCAGCGCTCGCCGCCCTTCGCGCCGCGCACCCCGGCACCCGCGTCTCCCTGGAGGAGGCCGAGCCGCCGCGCTCGGTCGAGATGCTGCGCGAGGGCGACTGCGACGTCACGCTCGCGTTCCGGTACGAGGGCGCGGCGGGCGCCGAGGAGTGGGACGACCTGGTGGTACGGCCCCTGCTCAAGGACCGGCTCGTGGGCCTGGTCCCCGAGCGGCACCGGCTGGCCCGCGCGCGGACGGTCGCCATCGGCGAACTGGCCGACGAGCCGTGGATCGCCGGCTGCCCCCGCTGCCGCGGCCAGCTCGTCGAGGTCTGCGAGCGCGCGGGCTTCACGCCCCGTATCGACTTCGCGACCGACGACTACCCGGCCGTGGTCGGCCTGGTCGGAGCGGGTCTGGGGGTCGCGGTCCTGCCGGAGCTCGCCATCGAGTCGGTACGCCCCAGGGGTGCGCGCACGGTGATGGTCGAACCCGCGCTGCGGCGGGAGATCGTCGCGCTCACGTTGCCGGACCTCGCTCAGGTGCCCGCGGTGGCGGCCACGTTGGATCACCTGGCCCGGGCCGCGGCGCGCTGA
- a CDS encoding MOSC domain-containing protein: MKLLSLNLGRPKAVDYTDQADGVTGIDKRPVDGPVRVSAPGPKGVGASGLAGDAVCELRHHGGDHQAVYAVAREDLDDWERELGRPLASGMFGENLTTEGVDVSGARIGERWRVGSEVVLEVTSGRIPCLTFQGHLGEKGWVRRFTAKGAPGAYLRVIEPGELRAGDPIEIVHRPDHEVTVALQFRASTTERGLLPQVLEAGDALHPEALKHAREYVEKYGGDVK, from the coding sequence ATGAAGCTTCTGTCTCTGAACCTTGGCCGCCCCAAGGCCGTCGACTACACGGACCAGGCGGACGGCGTGACCGGGATCGACAAGCGGCCGGTGGACGGGCCGGTGCGGGTGTCCGCGCCCGGGCCCAAGGGGGTCGGCGCAAGCGGACTCGCCGGGGACGCGGTGTGCGAGCTGCGGCACCACGGCGGCGACCACCAGGCGGTGTACGCCGTCGCGCGCGAGGACCTCGACGACTGGGAGCGCGAGCTGGGGCGGCCCCTGGCCAGCGGAATGTTCGGGGAGAACCTCACGACGGAGGGCGTCGACGTGTCCGGCGCACGGATCGGGGAACGCTGGCGGGTCGGCTCCGAGGTCGTCCTGGAGGTCACCTCCGGGCGGATTCCCTGTCTCACCTTCCAGGGCCATCTGGGCGAGAAGGGGTGGGTCAGGCGGTTCACCGCGAAGGGCGCGCCCGGTGCGTATCTGCGGGTGATCGAGCCGGGTGAGCTGCGGGCGGGCGACCCGATCGAGATCGTCCACCGGCCCGACCACGAGGTGACCGTCGCCCTCCAGTTCCGCGCCAGCACGACCGAACGGGGCCTGCTGCCACAGGTGTTGGAGGCGGGGGACGCACTGCATCCGGAGGCACTGAAGCATGCGCGGGAGTACGTGGAGAAGTACGGCGGGGACGTGAAGTGA
- the guaB gene encoding IMP dehydrogenase — translation MTANVDGVPEKFATLGLTYDDVLLLPGASEVLPNAVDTSSRISRNVRVNIPLLSAAMDKVTESRMAIAMARQGGVGVLHRNLSIEDQVNQVDLVKRSESGMVTDPITVHPDATLAEADALCAKFRISGVPVTDGNKKLLGIVTNRDMAFETDRSRQVREVMTPMPLVTGKVGISGNDAMQLLRRHKIEKLPLVDDAGILKGLITVKDFVKAEKYPSAAKDAEGRLLVGAAVGASPEALDRAQALAEAGADFLIVDTSHGHNSNALNWMAKIKSSVGVDVIGGNVATRDGAQALVDAGVDGVKVGVGPGSICTTRVVAGIGVPQVTAIYEAALAARAAGVPVIGDGGLQYSGDIGKALAAGADTVMLGSLLAGCEESPGELLFINGKQFKSYRGMGSLGAMQSRGQGRSYSKDRYFQAEVASDDKLVPEGIEGQVPYRGPLANVLHQLVGGLRQTMGYVGAASIDEMETKGRFVRITSAGLKESHPHDIQMTVEAPNYSRNQ, via the coding sequence ATGACTGCAAACGTCGACGGAGTGCCCGAGAAATTCGCGACACTCGGGCTGACCTACGACGACGTGCTGCTGCTGCCGGGCGCATCCGAGGTGCTGCCCAACGCGGTCGACACCTCGTCCCGGATCTCCCGCAACGTGCGCGTGAACATCCCGCTGCTGTCCGCGGCGATGGACAAGGTGACCGAGTCGCGCATGGCGATCGCCATGGCACGGCAGGGCGGTGTCGGCGTACTGCACCGGAACCTGTCCATCGAGGACCAGGTCAACCAGGTCGACCTCGTGAAGCGCTCCGAGTCCGGCATGGTCACCGACCCGATCACCGTGCACCCGGACGCGACGCTCGCCGAGGCCGACGCGCTGTGTGCCAAGTTCCGCATCAGCGGCGTGCCGGTCACCGACGGCAACAAGAAGCTGCTCGGCATCGTCACCAACCGTGACATGGCCTTCGAGACCGACCGCTCCCGTCAGGTGCGCGAGGTCATGACCCCGATGCCCCTGGTCACCGGCAAGGTCGGCATCTCCGGTAACGACGCCATGCAGCTGCTCCGCCGCCACAAGATCGAGAAGCTTCCGCTGGTCGACGACGCGGGCATCCTCAAGGGCCTCATCACGGTCAAGGACTTCGTGAAGGCCGAGAAGTACCCGAGCGCGGCGAAGGACGCCGAGGGCCGTCTCCTCGTGGGTGCCGCCGTCGGCGCGAGCCCCGAGGCGCTGGACCGGGCGCAGGCGCTCGCCGAGGCCGGTGCGGACTTCCTGATCGTCGACACCTCCCACGGGCACAACAGCAACGCCCTCAACTGGATGGCGAAGATCAAGTCGAGCGTCGGCGTCGACGTGATCGGCGGAAACGTCGCCACCCGTGACGGCGCCCAGGCGCTCGTCGACGCCGGTGTCGACGGCGTCAAGGTGGGCGTGGGCCCCGGCTCGATCTGTACCACCCGCGTGGTCGCCGGCATCGGCGTCCCGCAGGTCACCGCCATCTACGAAGCCGCCCTCGCCGCCCGTGCCGCGGGCGTCCCGGTGATCGGCGACGGCGGACTGCAGTACTCCGGAGACATCGGCAAGGCACTGGCCGCCGGCGCCGACACGGTGATGCTCGGCAGCCTCCTCGCCGGCTGTGAGGAATCGCCCGGCGAGCTGCTCTTCATCAACGGCAAGCAGTTCAAGTCGTACCGCGGCATGGGCTCGCTCGGCGCCATGCAGTCCCGCGGCCAGGGCAGGTCGTACTCGAAGGACCGCTACTTCCAGGCCGAGGTCGCCTCCGACGACAAGCTCGTGCCCGAGGGCATCGAGGGCCAGGTGCCCTACCGCGGCCCGCTGGCCAACGTGCTGCACCAGCTCGTCGGAGGGCTGCGCCAGACCATGGGTTACGTCGGCGCCGCCTCCATCGACGAGATGGAGACCAAGGGCCGCTTCGTACGGATCACGTCGGCGGGTCTCAAGGAGAGCCACCCGCACGACATCCAGATGACGGTCGAGGCACCGAACTACAGCCGCAACCAGTAG
- a CDS encoding WhiB family transcriptional regulator: MADFSRLPGPNADLWDWQLLAACRGVDSSLFFHPEGERGAARSARENSAKEVCMRCPVRAECAAHALAVREPYGVWGGLTEDEREELMGRARNRLVSASASTSGGDTPSHH; this comes from the coding sequence ATGGCAGATTTCTCCCGCCTTCCCGGACCGAACGCGGATCTGTGGGACTGGCAGCTCCTCGCGGCTTGCCGCGGGGTCGACAGCTCGCTCTTCTTCCACCCGGAGGGCGAGCGCGGTGCGGCACGGAGCGCTCGTGAGAACTCGGCCAAAGAGGTCTGCATGAGGTGCCCGGTACGCGCGGAGTGCGCGGCGCACGCCCTGGCGGTGCGCGAGCCGTACGGCGTGTGGGGCGGCCTCACCGAGGACGAGCGCGAGGAACTCATGGGGCGGGCGCGCAACCGCCTGGTCTCGGCGTCGGCGTCGACGTCCGGCGGAGACACTCCGTCACATCACTGA
- a CDS encoding response regulator transcription factor — MTSVLVCDDSPLAREALRRAVATVPGVERVTTAANGEEVLRRWGADRSDLILMDVRMPGLGGVETVRRLLSADPGARIIMLTVAEDLDGVALAVAAGARGYLHKDASRAELRATVTQALADPTWRLAPRRLRSAEMGAAPTLTAREIQVLEGMSHGRSNAEIGRELFLSEDTVKTHARRLFKKLGASDRAHAVALGFRWGLVR; from the coding sequence ATGACATCCGTCCTCGTCTGCGACGACTCCCCGCTTGCCCGAGAGGCGCTCCGCCGTGCGGTGGCGACCGTGCCCGGCGTAGAGCGCGTGACCACGGCGGCCAACGGCGAGGAAGTCCTCCGCCGCTGGGGTGCCGACCGTTCGGACCTGATTCTGATGGACGTACGCATGCCCGGTCTGGGCGGCGTGGAGACGGTCCGGCGGCTGCTGTCCGCCGACCCCGGTGCGCGCATCATCATGCTCACCGTCGCCGAGGACCTGGACGGTGTCGCGCTCGCGGTCGCCGCCGGTGCCCGTGGCTATCTCCACAAGGACGCCTCCCGCGCGGAGCTGCGTGCGACCGTCACCCAGGCTCTCGCCGACCCGACCTGGCGGCTCGCGCCGCGCAGACTGCGGTCGGCCGAGATGGGTGCCGCGCCGACGCTCACCGCGCGTGAGATCCAGGTCCTGGAGGGCATGAGCCACGGCCGGTCGAACGCGGAGATCGGCCGTGAGCTGTTCCTCTCCGAGGACACCGTCAAGACCCACGCGCGACGGCTCTTCAAGAAGCTCGGCGCCTCGGACCGCGCGCACGCGGTGGCGCTCGGGTTCCGATGGGGCCTGGTCCGCTAG